The following are encoded together in the Nocardioides sp. Arc9.136 genome:
- a CDS encoding flagellar biosynthetic protein FliO translates to MLELVLRLVFSLAVVLGLVLIVARVAQRRLGTRSGAPLSVLHRQAVGRHASVAVVAVGGRTLLLGVTEQQVRMITELDGADLVPAEAATVTALPGVEREPTDGPAQQAHDQARDQPYFAAVLHEQAAELARTTAAAGATAATRAARPGARRAARPTRPTRQDDGPLAGSLLSPATWRRAVEAVRGQAS, encoded by the coding sequence GTGCTCGAGCTCGTCCTGCGGCTGGTCTTCTCGCTGGCCGTCGTCCTGGGGCTGGTGCTGATCGTCGCCCGGGTCGCCCAGCGCCGCCTCGGCACCCGCAGCGGTGCCCCGCTGTCGGTGCTCCACCGCCAGGCCGTGGGTCGGCACGCCTCGGTCGCCGTCGTCGCGGTGGGCGGTCGCACGCTGCTCCTCGGCGTCACCGAGCAGCAGGTCCGGATGATCACCGAGCTCGACGGCGCCGACCTCGTCCCCGCCGAGGCCGCGACCGTCACCGCGCTCCCCGGCGTCGAGCGCGAGCCGACGGACGGACCGGCACAGCAGGCACACGACCAGGCACGTGACCAGCCGTACTTCGCCGCCGTGCTGCACGAGCAGGCCGCCGAGCTGGCCCGGACGACCGCTGCGGCCGGTGCGACCGCTGCGACCCGGGCGGCCCGCCCCGGCGCACGACGCGCGGCCCGGCCCACCCGGCCCACCCGGCAGGACGACGGCCCGCTGGCCGGCTCGCTGCTGTCGCCGGCCACGTGGCGGCGCGCCGTCGAGGCGGTCCGGGGCCAGGCGTCGTGA
- the fliQ gene encoding flagellar biosynthesis protein FliQ: MSDTEIIEIAMQTMVVALKLSAPILVTSLVIGFAISLFQSMTQIQEFTLSFVPKVVGVGIALLVSGNWMLHTLVNFTEQLYSQIPALLG, encoded by the coding sequence ATGAGTGACACCGAGATCATCGAGATCGCGATGCAGACCATGGTCGTCGCGCTCAAGCTGTCCGCCCCGATCCTGGTCACGTCGCTGGTCATCGGCTTCGCCATCTCGCTGTTCCAGTCGATGACGCAGATCCAGGAGTTCACCCTGTCGTTCGTGCCGAAGGTCGTCGGCGTCGGCATCGCGCTGCTGGTCAGCGGGAACTGGATGCTGCACACGCTGGTGAACTTCACCGAGCAGCTCTACTCCCAGATCCCCGCCCTCCTCGGCTGA
- a CDS encoding flagellar biosynthesis protein FlhB yields the protein MSDDKTEKPTPKRRKEARKEGQVARTQELGAWSALLLVSLVIPALLRHELETLSALLERCLSSAEGADVPMALELLAEAGGHILLTLVVLGCCVMVVGVAGALAQGGFFVATKTVTPNPKKLDPIKGFKRIFGPQAWWEGAKMLVKCALVAGLVWLGVDAMMPVLGGFVPVGVVLEIVGGEALTMLRNIAIAGLLMAVVDYAVQRRRIGKQTRMSKDEVKREHKQTEGDPLVKSAIRSRQLAASRNRMLADVPTADVVLVNPTHVAVALRYDEGSPAPRVVARGAGLVAQRIRETAAANDVPLVRDVPLARALYAATDVGREIPAELFAAVAQVLAFVISRRARGQRGGEHRTPRATTDLPAVTSGRRRPRNSSAAALPGR from the coding sequence GTGAGCGACGACAAGACCGAGAAGCCGACACCCAAGCGCCGCAAGGAGGCGCGCAAGGAGGGGCAGGTCGCGCGCACCCAGGAGCTCGGCGCGTGGTCGGCCCTGCTGCTGGTCTCGCTGGTGATCCCGGCGCTGCTGCGCCACGAGCTGGAGACCCTGTCGGCCCTGCTCGAGCGGTGCCTGAGCTCCGCGGAGGGCGCCGACGTGCCGATGGCGCTCGAGCTGCTCGCCGAGGCCGGCGGGCACATCCTGCTCACCCTGGTGGTGCTCGGCTGCTGCGTGATGGTCGTCGGGGTCGCCGGCGCGCTGGCGCAGGGCGGGTTCTTCGTCGCCACCAAGACGGTCACGCCGAACCCCAAGAAGCTCGACCCCATCAAGGGCTTCAAGCGGATCTTCGGCCCGCAGGCCTGGTGGGAGGGGGCGAAGATGCTGGTCAAGTGCGCCCTGGTCGCCGGCCTGGTCTGGCTCGGCGTCGACGCGATGATGCCGGTCCTCGGCGGGTTCGTGCCGGTCGGCGTCGTGCTGGAGATCGTCGGCGGCGAGGCGCTCACCATGCTGCGCAACATCGCGATCGCCGGGCTGCTGATGGCGGTCGTCGACTACGCGGTGCAGCGCCGCCGGATCGGCAAGCAGACCCGGATGAGCAAGGACGAGGTCAAGCGGGAGCACAAGCAGACCGAGGGCGACCCGCTGGTCAAGAGCGCCATCCGCTCGCGCCAGCTCGCGGCGTCGCGCAACCGGATGCTCGCCGACGTGCCGACCGCCGACGTGGTCCTGGTCAACCCCACGCACGTCGCCGTCGCCCTGCGGTACGACGAGGGCTCGCCGGCCCCGCGCGTGGTCGCGCGCGGCGCGGGGCTGGTCGCCCAGCGGATCCGCGAGACGGCGGCGGCCAACGACGTGCCGCTCGTGCGCGACGTACCCCTCGCCCGGGCGCTGTACGCCGCCACCGACGTCGGTCGGGAGATCCCGGCCGAGCTGTTCGCGGCCGTCGCGCAGGTGCTCGCGTTCGTGATCAGCCGGCGCGCGCGGGGGCAGCGCGGGGGCGAGCACCGGACCCCGCGGGCGACGACCGACCTGCCCGCGGTGACGAGCGGCCGTCGTCGTCCGCGGAACTCCTCAGCCGCGGCGCTGCCCGGCCGATAG
- the fliP gene encoding flagellar type III secretion system pore protein FliP (The bacterial flagellar biogenesis protein FliP forms a type III secretion system (T3SS)-type pore required for flagellar assembly.): MSAAAHRPVLRPGRLVGAALLLALVTAGLWLALPVAGAHAHASAAAVAGDVPEVGPHALALPPGGPQGPDGPDGGDNSVTVDLEGLTDKPGTSVAVLLTLTLLSLLPAIVLTCTSFTKILIVLGLTRNALGLQQTPPNQVLAGLALFLSLFIMAPVLSDINDAGLQPYLDGDKTSTQAWEDGIAPLRGFMLAQTDDEELELLTNVSGRELPETREDVAMSTLVPAFILSELEQAFVIGFIIFIPFLVIDIVVSGALMALGMMMMPPAMVSLPFKLLLFVLVNGWALIITALVGSYG, from the coding sequence GTGAGCGCCGCCGCCCACCGTCCCGTGCTCCGGCCGGGACGGCTCGTCGGGGCTGCCCTCCTGCTGGCGCTGGTCACCGCGGGGCTGTGGCTCGCCCTGCCCGTCGCGGGCGCCCACGCCCACGCCTCCGCCGCGGCCGTCGCCGGCGACGTGCCGGAGGTCGGGCCGCACGCCCTCGCGCTGCCGCCGGGCGGTCCGCAGGGCCCCGACGGCCCGGACGGCGGGGACAACTCGGTCACCGTCGACCTCGAGGGGCTGACCGACAAGCCCGGCACGTCGGTCGCGGTGCTGCTGACCCTCACGCTGCTCTCGCTGCTGCCGGCGATCGTGCTGACCTGCACCAGCTTCACGAAGATCCTGATCGTGCTGGGCCTGACCCGCAACGCGCTCGGCCTGCAGCAGACCCCGCCGAACCAGGTGCTGGCCGGCCTCGCGCTGTTCCTCAGCCTCTTCATCATGGCGCCGGTGCTCTCCGACATCAACGACGCCGGCCTCCAGCCCTACCTCGACGGCGACAAGACGAGCACCCAGGCCTGGGAGGACGGGATCGCGCCGCTGCGCGGCTTCATGCTCGCCCAGACCGACGACGAGGAGCTGGAGCTGCTCACCAACGTCTCGGGCCGCGAGCTGCCGGAGACCCGCGAGGACGTCGCGATGTCGACGCTCGTGCCGGCGTTCATCCTCAGCGAGCTCGAGCAGGCCTTCGTCATCGGCTTCATCATCTTCATCCCGTTCCTCGTCATCGACATCGTCGTGAGCGGGGCGCTGATGGCGCTGGGCATGATGATGATGCCGCCGGCGATGGTGTCGCTGCCGTTCAAGCTGCTGCTGTTCGTGCTGGTCAACGGCTGGGCGCTGATCATCACCGCGCTCGTGGGGAGCTACGGGTGA
- a CDS encoding flagellar biosynthetic protein FliR, whose protein sequence is MTLTVSGEPLLTFLVASVRIIAWLAVVQPFSSRTVPSAAKVVLALGLALAVSPSLGDSRIPVDTIGLLMTVVTQVVLGAAMGYVTSLLFTAVAAAGSLIDVFGGFSLAQAFDPLGMNSSTVLGNLHQWLATVLLFVSGGYLIVVGGLLRSFAAVPIGRSPELPGGVEVLTSVFQLFFITAVQIALPMAAVLFITDLGLALLTKVAPQLNAINVVFPAKIGLTLLLVGLSFPVLPGVVDRLVEAALEAMAAIVGAS, encoded by the coding sequence ATGACCCTCACCGTCTCCGGCGAGCCGCTGCTGACGTTCCTGGTCGCCTCGGTGCGGATCATCGCCTGGCTCGCGGTCGTGCAGCCGTTCTCCTCGCGCACCGTCCCGTCCGCGGCGAAGGTGGTGCTGGCCCTGGGGCTGGCCTTGGCGGTCTCCCCGTCCCTGGGCGACAGCAGGATCCCGGTCGACACGATCGGCCTGCTGATGACCGTGGTCACCCAGGTGGTGCTCGGCGCGGCGATGGGGTACGTCACCTCCCTGCTCTTCACCGCGGTGGCGGCGGCCGGCTCCCTCATCGACGTCTTCGGCGGCTTCTCCCTCGCCCAGGCGTTCGACCCGCTGGGCATGAACTCCAGCACCGTGCTCGGCAACCTGCACCAGTGGCTCGCGACCGTCCTGCTGTTCGTCAGCGGCGGCTACCTGATCGTCGTCGGCGGGCTGCTGCGCTCCTTCGCGGCGGTCCCGATCGGTCGCAGCCCCGAGCTCCCCGGGGGAGTGGAGGTGCTGACCTCGGTCTTCCAGCTGTTCTTCATCACCGCGGTCCAGATCGCGCTGCCGATGGCTGCGGTCCTGTTCATCACCGACCTCGGGCTCGCCCTGCTGACCAAGGTGGCCCCGCAGCTGAACGCGATCAACGTCGTGTTCCCCGCCAAGATCGGCCTCACCCTGCTGCTCGTCGGGCTGTCCTTCCCGGTGCTCCCCGGGGTGGTCGACCGCCTGGTCGAGGCGGCGCTGGAGGCCATGGCCGCGATCGTGGGGGCGTCGTGA